Sequence from the Strix uralensis isolate ZFMK-TIS-50842 chromosome 1, bStrUra1, whole genome shotgun sequence genome:
AATTGTCCCAAAAGGAGTGAGATTATAAAGTAAAACTTGACACTATTAAggggaattattttatttgattgtGTTTCTTTAAAGTTTTTGCAGTAAGTCCACATTTACTAAGACCAAGTGGATTGTAAGATGCTCTTCTTCCTGTCACTTAGCTCCACAAATGCTGCTGAACTACTTGCTTTTGTTTAATTTGAGAAGCCTTAGTGAATGCAAAAGGTACTGAAAAGATAATACAGAAAagattttcctttcatttgcagTAGCAACAGATAAGTAATCACAGCAGTATCTCTCCACCCCAATGTCTCTTTGCAGTGTTATTCAAGGAAATTCTGTACCTAATCAGgtgtaaaggtaaaaaaaaaggttggatTTCTGTGTGCAGTTGATTTTTCTCCTTCACCAAACTGGGAACTTAATGAGAGCCATTTGTGACATGTACACAACTTGATGGGTGAACAAGTGGCTGAAGGGTTGGACTCAAATCACTGTAGTAAATGGAGTAACATctagctggtggccagtcactagtggtgttctccagggttcaattttagggccagttctcttcaatgtttttatcaatgacctggacaCAGGAGTTGAGTGCACACTTAATAAGTTTGCCAGTGATACTAAATTAAGAGCAGTCATTGATTGAGAGGCCTTACAAAGAGATCTTGATAGATTAGAGTGCTGGGCAGTCaccaaccatatgaaatttaaTGAGGACagatgctggattctgcacctgggacagtGTAATCCTGGATGTACATATAGATCAGAGGACAAGAGGCTGGAGTGCAGCCCTGCAGAATGGGATCTGGGGGTTTTTGTTGATGGTAAGTGCAATAAGAGTCAGAGGTGTGCCCTGGTGGCCTAAagggccaactgtatcctggggtTCATTAAGCACAGTATAGCAAACTGGTCAAAAGAAGTGATTGTCCCACTACACACagcattggtgtggcctcacctcaAGCACTGTGTGTAGTTTTGGGTTCCTCAATATAAGGATCTAAAAATTTTAGAATGTGTTCAAAGGAGGGAAACAAAGATGGTAAAAGGACTAGAGGGCATGACTGacttacaaggagtggctgaggataCTAGGTTTGTTCAGCTTaggaaagagaagactgagaggTGACCTCATCGCTGTCTACAAATTCCTCATgagggggagcagagagggaggtgctgatctcttctgtCTGGtgtccagtgataggacacgagggaatggcttaaagctgcgtcaggggaagttcagattggatattaggaaaaagttcttcactgagagggtggtcaagcactgaaacaagctccccagggaagtggtcatggcccCAAGTCTGTCGGTGTTCAAGAAGTGTTTGGATAATGCTCTTAGATACAGGGTTTAACTTCTAGATTgtcctgtgtggagtcaggagttAGACTCGATGATTCTTGTGGGTCCCCTCCAGCTcaggatattctatgattctacgattttgtgatttattttttataaattattggATAGTCCATACAACCACAAATAGGTGTCCAAATGACCAGTCCAAATAGGTATCAGTCACAATTTTTGTGTAGTGTTAGCTACAGAAGTGGTTTAAAAACAGGATTCAAATAATTCTGTAATAAATCTGTCTCTTATAAGTAGCTAATGCCTTATAAATGATCTTATGTTGCATTCCCATTATGTCCCCTAATTGAACTTTTGTATTCCGTATGACATATTACACTAATGAAAAAATTAGTGACTGATAGTAGCAAGGAAATACGTGTTATTCAGTTAATAGGCTATTATAAATCACTTGTTTAgtaattttgtgatttttttccttaaagaatggaaaatgcagacactgaaaaaaaagagacatcaCATTCATATCAATGTATTGAACAGTGGACAAAAGAGGAAGTCACACAATGGGCAACTGAAATTGTTAAGATTGACCAGAAATATGCAGAAATCTTGTTTAACCAAGATGTGACTGGGTCTACTTTGAAACTGATGACTAAAGCAGATTTTGTAGAAATGGGCATACCTCATGGGCCTGCtcttaaaataatgtatttcctgAAAATGCATGACATTATAGCTACAGGCTCAAACCAGGCTGTGGAACAAGAAGGCACTCAGCAGAGTCTTGATGGAGAAGGAGAAGATGTAGAAATTGCAAAGAAAGAGTGCAAGGAGAAATATGGGTCATTTAATTCCAGTTTACTGCAGGATTCTAAGACAGAGcccacagaagacaaaaaagcagtgaaatcagCTGACAAAGAGAATGTTTCAAAGAAACCAGTGTCAAACAGCCAGCACCCAACTGGAAGGATGTGTATGCCATATCCTTTTGATAATTTCAGTGATGGTACTCGATACATACAGTATAATATTCTTAATGTCCCTGAAACAGGGCCACTCAATCTCATTGATCCAGCACATGAATTCAAATTACTTACCAACACAGAGAAGGCACTAGAAGAGGATATCATGATGAAATTTAGCAATGAAGTCTTTAGGTTTGCTGCAGCCTGCATGAACTCCCGCACAAATGGCACTATTCATTTTGGAGTTCGTGATGATCCACATGGGGAAATTGAAGGAATAAAAGTTACCATGAAAGAAGCATACGCTAAGCATTTGAATAAATTAATTGGAAAATACTTTAATGAGCAATACATCAGCATTGCAAAAGCTTGCATTAGAGAACCTAGATTTGTGGAAGTATTATTACAAAATGGAGCTCCATCGCATATGTTTGTCATTGAAATAGATGTGGTTCCCAAACACtgcatctgtgaaaaaaaatatttctgtaccAACAGATACGACTACGAGAGTAAGAGTTGGAAAAAAGCTGTCTTCATCCGGGATAGAGCTAGTtccaaagatattaaaaatacaaaagaatttgatACTTTTAAAGGTAGCTTGACAACTTTAGCAGATTTTCgtaaaagagcagaggaagactATAACTTAAAGCAGAAGAAATCAATGAATGAAGGACTAAAGCTAGTTAGTCTGCTTACGGGTAATAGGGACACACTAGATAGATCTTATTACGACTACTACATTTTGGTAACAAACAAGTGCCACCCAAGTCAAACTTTGCAGTTAGActttttgcaggaaataaaatggtTTGCTGTGCTTGACTTTGATTTTGAATCAGAAATGAATGGCGTGTTAGGGActtacaaaaaaaatcaaaatgccaAACTTCACTTCCCAGATTATTATGAAAACAAGGTGGGTTCAGTTTCTGAACAAGCTGAAAAGCTGAAACTGCATCAGGAGACCAACTGGATTTTCTGCAATGGTGGATCAGACTTCAAAGGCAATAAGGAACTACCATTAGATCCCACTTCATGGCAACGAGACAGGGCTGCTGGTGTCAGAAGAATTATATCGTTTCTTACACACAAAGATGTAAAGCGGAGTGGAAAGTTTTTAATagtgtttcttttgctttccacAGTGGAAGATTCAGCAGATCCCCTTACTGAGACTTTTATGACATTTTACCAAGAATTAAAGGGACTAGAATACATGGTCTGCATTTGTATTGGTGCAGGTACATACCAGCGATGGAAAGATCTTCTTCATGCTAGAGGCATTAGTGAGGAAGCACTTTCAAACAAATGTGTTTCTAATTTAACCCTGCAAATGGTAAATGGTACCatcataaaattaaaatcagtgacACAGTCTTCTGAAAGACTTCTCTCCTCTGTTGGTCATTCTACCGTTCttctaaagaagaaagaagactcCATGGCAGCATTGGAAATACTTTGTGAAAATGAATGCAAAGACACAGGAATAGAAAAGGATgcagataaatttaaaaatttcatGAAAGAGCGTGAAGAAGATTTTTATCGAGGTGGTAAAGTATCATGGTggaatttctatttttcttctgaaaattataCTTCAGATTTTATCAGAAGGGATGGTTATGAAAAGCTTGAACGCCTAATTGTTTCTTCATCTAGGAGTGCTAATCAATCACCTGTAAAAATTATCAACCTTTACCACCACCCAGGCTGTGGTGGGACAACGTTAGCTATGCATATCCTTTGGGATCTCCGGAAGCAATTCAGATGTGCTGTTCTGAAGAGCAAACCAAATGATTTTGGAACACAGCTGACAACTTTACTCACCTGTGGAGCAAACAACGACACAGGCTATTTACCAGTGTTACTTCTTGTGGATGATTTTGAAGAGCAAGAAGATgtctattttctgcaaaaagaaattcaagtggctataacagaaaaatgcattacTTATGTAACTCCTTTAGTGATCATTCTAAACTGTATGAGATCTCAGAATCCTGATGAATGTTCAACAATCAATTTCTTgaacagtatttctttaaaacatacGCTTTCTGAAAAAGAGCAAAGGGCCTTTGATCAGAAACTGAAACACATTGAAAAGGTGCATCCGAATCCTGACAATTTCTATTCATTTATGATTATGAAGGAAAACTTTGATCCACAGTATATAGAAAAAGTGGTAAAAAATACCTTGCATAACTTGAATACTGCCTCTAAACCAGCACAGCTTTTTTGCTATCTAACACTCTTAAACTCATATGTAAGAAAATCTACAGTTTCAGTATCACTATGTGAAGAATTCTTAGGAATTAATTCTCAAGAGATTGGCTGCAGGAAAGATAGATTGATAGAAAACATGGGAATTTGTTCCAATATTCTAATATATGATCAGGTACATGAATACACGAGATACAAAGGTCTTCGTATCATTCATCCATTGATAGCATCTCACTGCCTAACAGAATTGAAACAAACCTATGACTTGCCTAAAAGTGAAATTACATTGCAGTTATTGAAAGAAGATTTATTTTATAAGACTTCATTAAAGCAAGACAAACTTATTCGTGATATACAAACTTTGCTGATTACTAGACAGCGCAAGGAACATGGCGATGAGTCAGACACATTGTTTTCCCCCTTAATTGAAGCCATTCATAGGGAAGAAAAGTGTAGTAACGTGGAATATGTGTTAAAACAAGCATCCGCTAGATTTGAGCAAAACAGTTACATTTGTCAAGCCTTAGCAAGATACTTCtacattaaagaaaagaaatttgacCCTGCATTATACTGGGCCAAAGAAGCCAGACAAAGAGCACAACACAATTCATACATAACAGATACACTAGGTCAAGTCTTCAAAAGTAAGCTAAGATACTGTGTAGAGTGCCAAGCAAAGAGTGCAGTCCTGACAGCTGAGGAACTCAAATACTTGCTAGAGCTTGCTGTGAATGCTTCACAGGCTTTCAGAGAATCTCAGTGGCAAGCTGAAAATGGAGACAATAAACAATATTTGCAGCATCAAAACCTTAAAAGAAAGTTCCAAATGTACAATACTGCTGGTTATCAGGGAGAGATAGAAACTAGTCTTTATGTTATTGACATCCTTTGGCATGTTccttttttctgcaaaaaagacTTACAGTGTAGAAAAAATATGACAAAGTACCTATCAGGAAATAGTGTTCTGAATGTAGATAACCCTAACACAGAGAGTGAAATGTTCAAGGTTCTTGAACATCATTCCAGCTTTTTATGTAGTTTGCGATCGCGGTTGAAAAGGGCATTTGACTTTTTTGAAGACTACTTTGTGTTTTTCAAAACACAGaccaatgaaaaagaaatcatagaTGCAAAATTGTATGAGAAGGTTCAAGAACGTTTTACCAAATACAGagaaatattctgtgatttcagttttGAGCAACTGAAAAGTAAACAGGTCTCAAAGTGGCCCATGTCTCAGCATATAGAAGCCTACAGGGACACTCTGGAGGCTTCCAAAGCAGGCTCATTTTCTGGCATTTTGGATTACCtccacagaaatcacagaaatgCTGACAGAGAAATAGAAGACATAGTAGAAGCATATGGATTTTTGtgtaagaacaatgcaaaagcaaCTCAGAAAGACAAACAGAATTTGATTTTGGCAAATGTTGTTCTGAACTGCATTAAACCTAAATCCACTAAGTTATATCCTTTGGAGATGCTGAGAAGTCTGCTTCTAAGCATTCTACAGGAAGTGAAACCAACTTCACAATGTGTAGAGCCTTTCTTCCTAGCCTCCTTGTTGTTCTGGCCCCAAAATACAGAACAACTAAATGAAGATTCCAGGAAAATGGAAACTTTTGTTAGATGCCTAACTGAGTCTTTTAAAGAGCTCTATGGAACCCTGCATCGTTCCAGGCAGCCTCTGACTCTTTTCTatctggggaaaggcagtggcCTGAACAGATTtgttcacaaaggaaaaatagatcAGCTTTTTAGTTCACTTTCAGAACAGGAACTGAATTCCCTCTGGCAGAGCGGAAATATCTGGAAGGAACAGGCTGTTCAAGATATGTTGCTTCCTTTACAGGGAAGAGCTGAGGGTAAGGTTATCTATGTAGACTATGGCAGCAATGAAACCTTTAGGATACCAGTGCAGTCTGTTCCCTCATGCCTATTGAAAAATGGCCCAAACATAGTAAGAGTATCTTTTTACCTTGGTTTTTCTATTGCTGGTCTCCTGGCATACAACACACAAAGTTTGTCATTAAAACAATAGGTATTACAGTTTCTCAGCTACAAGGCTTTTTCAGGCAAAATTATCCTttaactggtttttgttttgggtttttttttggccaaCAATTTCAAACTACAATCTTGGGCTGTCCATTATATTTCCTTCCTTCACTATGCTAGTCTTTCAGTGCCGTGCAGAATTGTCTCTCTACTGTCATAACTGCTGTTTGGACAGGCAGTCAAACTGAAATGTTGGTGCAGTTAATCCTGTAGATCCGTCACTACTACTCAAAGTTCTTTGGTTGATAACGAGAaatcgttaaaaaaaaaaaaagagaattctgaaaaataatattttgaagatgCTATCTTTGAATACCATCACTTTTAAGAACCCTACTGTCTTGCTAGCTTTTTTGCCATTGCTTGTAATGAACGATATCTCACCATGATTttcatatatgtataaataatgTAAGAACAAGGAAGGTATGTTAGAAAACACGTATCATATAGCACTTCCTGATGCTCCATTGTATCTGGTGTCATCCTGGCACAAGGGTAATGTAAAAGGCCATTCAGttgcaaagcagcatttttttatcTGCTATTATTGTACATGCTTGAATAATGTAATGCATTTGTATATGGGCCTGTATTAATAGCCAAGCTGCACATCTTGTGGGAGAACAGAAGCACTGGTCTTTTACCTTCTCAGGGCATTTCTAAATAGGTAATTATTAAAGATATTGCTACTTTCTACTGTACTGTAAAAGGACATGCCAGTTAGCATTGGCTGTCCATATTAAAtagattttattcttttgtattgGGTAGCTTCTGCTGTATATAAATTGATCCAGTTTGGTCATTCCTTTCCTTATAAATTCCATTAGTTTCTTCCAGTGATAGATTTCTTATCAACTTTGATCCTTGCAAAAATAGGCAATTTAAATGCTTAAAGTAGTCATTAATGCATTGTCTTCCTCATATGTATAAAACTGCCTGCTATGTTTAGACACAATTAATGTTCCATAAAAGGAAACTATATTGGTGCAAAGCACCAGAAACAAGAAGTTACTACTGTCTGGAGGGTGCAAAGTGCTGAATTTTGCAGTATGTGCATATGACTCATGAAAACCAGGAGTTCAATGCAATTAACTGCCAAAAGAGGTC
This genomic interval carries:
- the LOC141941536 gene encoding sterile alpha motif domain-containing protein 9-like produces the protein MENADTEKKETSHSYQCIEQWTKEEVTQWATEIVKIDQKYAEILFNQDVTGSTLKLMTKADFVEMGIPHGPALKIMYFLKMHDIIATGSNQAVEQEGTQQSLDGEGEDVEIAKKECKEKYGSFNSSLLQDSKTEPTEDKKAVKSADKENVSKKPVSNSQHPTGRMCMPYPFDNFSDGTRYIQYNILNVPETGPLNLIDPAHEFKLLTNTEKALEEDIMMKFSNEVFRFAAACMNSRTNGTIHFGVRDDPHGEIEGIKVTMKEAYAKHLNKLIGKYFNEQYISIAKACIREPRFVEVLLQNGAPSHMFVIEIDVVPKHCICEKKYFCTNRYDYESKSWKKAVFIRDRASSKDIKNTKEFDTFKGSLTTLADFRKRAEEDYNLKQKKSMNEGLKLVSLLTGNRDTLDRSYYDYYILVTNKCHPSQTLQLDFLQEIKWFAVLDFDFESEMNGVLGTYKKNQNAKLHFPDYYENKVGSVSEQAEKLKLHQETNWIFCNGGSDFKGNKELPLDPTSWQRDRAAGVRRIISFLTHKDVKRSGKFLIVFLLLSTVEDSADPLTETFMTFYQELKGLEYMVCICIGAGTYQRWKDLLHARGISEEALSNKCVSNLTLQMVNGTIIKLKSVTQSSERLLSSVGHSTVLLKKKEDSMAALEILCENECKDTGIEKDADKFKNFMKEREEDFYRGGKVSWWNFYFSSENYTSDFIRRDGYEKLERLIVSSSRSANQSPVKIINLYHHPGCGGTTLAMHILWDLRKQFRCAVLKSKPNDFGTQLTTLLTCGANNDTGYLPVLLLVDDFEEQEDVYFLQKEIQVAITEKCITYVTPLVIILNCMRSQNPDECSTINFLNSISLKHTLSEKEQRAFDQKLKHIEKVHPNPDNFYSFMIMKENFDPQYIEKVVKNTLHNLNTASKPAQLFCYLTLLNSYVRKSTVSVSLCEEFLGINSQEIGCRKDRLIENMGICSNILIYDQVHEYTRYKGLRIIHPLIASHCLTELKQTYDLPKSEITLQLLKEDLFYKTSLKQDKLIRDIQTLLITRQRKEHGDESDTLFSPLIEAIHREEKCSNVEYVLKQASARFEQNSYICQALARYFYIKEKKFDPALYWAKEARQRAQHNSYITDTLGQVFKSKLRYCVECQAKSAVLTAEELKYLLELAVNASQAFRESQWQAENGDNKQYLQHQNLKRKFQMYNTAGYQGEIETSLYVIDILWHVPFFCKKDLQCRKNMTKYLSGNSVLNVDNPNTESEMFKVLEHHSSFLCSLRSRLKRAFDFFEDYFVFFKTQTNEKEIIDAKLYEKVQERFTKYREIFCDFSFEQLKSKQVSKWPMSQHIEAYRDTLEASKAGSFSGILDYLHRNHRNADREIEDIVEAYGFLCKNNAKATQKDKQNLILANVVLNCIKPKSTKLYPLEMLRSLLLSILQEVKPTSQCVEPFFLASLLFWPQNTEQLNEDSRKMETFVRCLTESFKELYGTLHRSRQPLTLFYLGKGSGLNRFVHKGKIDQLFSSLSEQELNSLWQSGNIWKEQAVQDMLLPLQGRAEGKVIYVDYGSNETFRIPVQSVPSCLLKNGPNIVRVSFYLGFSIAGLLAYNTQSLSLKQ